Proteins from one Oncorhynchus gorbuscha isolate QuinsamMale2020 ecotype Even-year linkage group LG18, OgorEven_v1.0, whole genome shotgun sequence genomic window:
- the LOC124002779 gene encoding putative zinc finger protein 833 isoform X3: MSLSRYSVSSRRLHPVGKVGANGQEEKLCFVGQEAPYYSVPNGREEKTGGHMMEAMSETYCLHSLGERPDSHSGSGESHSGEPDPETSKPARRHHCSQCGKSFNRSQHLKLHERTHTGEKPYHCSQCGKSFLLSQQLKLHERTHTGEKPYQCSQCGKSFIRSQHLKSHKRTHTGEKPYQCSQCGKCFTRLDYLKSHKQIHSGEKSYSCSHCGKSIRWLGTLKSHERMHTQNKLQCSLCGKRFTQLEALIVHDRTHTGGDKTYHCSHCGKRFNWLRQLNKHERIHTQEEKTYHCSQCGKTFSQLEDLKSHERIESLCSDLSF; encoded by the exons ATGAGTTTGTCAAGGTATTCCGTGTCAAGTCGGCGGCTTCATCCTGTGGGGAAAGTGGGGGCGAATGGCCAAGAGGAGAAGCTGTGCTTTGTTGGCCAAGAGGCGCCATATTACTCAGTGCCGAATGGCCGAGAGGAGAAGACTGGGGGACACATGATGGAGGCAATGTCTGAAACCTATTGTCTTCACTCCT taggagagagaccagactctcACTCTGGCAGCGGGGAGAGTCATTCAGGGGAACCAGACCCAGAGACGTCCAAACCGGCGAGACGACACCACTGTTcccagtgtgggaagagttttaacCGATCACAACACCTGAAATtacatgagagaacacacacaggggaaaagccttaccactgttcccagtgtgggaagagttttctcctatcacaacaaCTGAAATtacatgagagaacacacacaggagaaaagccttaccaGTGTTcccagtgtgggaagagttttatcCGATCACAACACCTGAAATCACACAagcgaacacacacaggagaaaagccttaccagtgttcccagtgtggaaagtgttTTACTCGGTTAGATTACCTGAAAAGTCATAAGCAAATACACTCTGGAGAGAAGTCTTACTCCTGTTCCCATTGTGGAAAAAGTATTAGGTGGTTGGGGACTCTGAAATCGCATGAGCGAATGCACACGCAAAACAAACTCCAATGTTCCTTGTGTGGAAAGCGGTTTACCCAGTTAGAAGCCCTGATTGTGcatgacaggacacacacaggcgGGGATAAGACCTACCACTGCTCCCACTGTGGAAAGAGATTTAACTGGTTAAGGCAGCTGAATAAGCATGAAAGAATACATACACAGGAGGAgaagacataccactgctctcagtgtggaaagACATTTTCCCAGTTAGAGGACCTGAAATCACATGAGAGAATAGAGAGCCTGTGTTCTGACTTGAGTTTTTGA
- the LOC124002779 gene encoding putative zinc finger protein 833 isoform X1, whose translation MSSLCYSTPAEEEAVTVKQEVEDEAVTVKEEEKEVTVTEKEAFRVKVEEEGVFRVKMVEKITGTLEEEEEETGGLSNAIGERPDSHSGSGESHSGEPDPETSKPARRHHCSQCGKSFNRSQHLKLHERTHTGEKPYHCSQCGKSFLLSQQLKLHERTHTGEKPYQCSQCGKSFIRSQHLKSHKRTHTGEKPYQCSQCGKCFTRLDYLKSHKQIHSGEKSYSCSHCGKSIRWLGTLKSHERMHTQNKLQCSLCGKRFTQLEALIVHDRTHTGGDKTYHCSHCGKRFNWLRQLNKHERIHTQEEKTYHCSQCGKTFSQLEDLKSHERIESLCSDLSF comes from the exons ATGAGTTCACTTTGCTACTCCACTCCTGCTGAAGAAGAGGCTGTCACAGTTAAACAAGAAGTAGAGGATGAGGCTGTTactgtgaaagaagaagagaaagaagttACTGTGACAGAGAAAGAAGCTTTCAGAGTGaaagtggaggaggaaggagttttCAGAGTGAAGATGGTGGAGAAGATTACTGGCacgttggaggaggaggaagaggagacgggAGGTCTGAGTAACGCCA taggagagagaccagactctcACTCTGGCAGCGGGGAGAGTCATTCAGGGGAACCAGACCCAGAGACGTCCAAACCGGCGAGACGACACCACTGTTcccagtgtgggaagagttttaacCGATCACAACACCTGAAATtacatgagagaacacacacaggggaaaagccttaccactgttcccagtgtgggaagagttttctcctatcacaacaaCTGAAATtacatgagagaacacacacaggagaaaagccttaccaGTGTTcccagtgtgggaagagttttatcCGATCACAACACCTGAAATCACACAagcgaacacacacaggagaaaagccttaccagtgttcccagtgtggaaagtgttTTACTCGGTTAGATTACCTGAAAAGTCATAAGCAAATACACTCTGGAGAGAAGTCTTACTCCTGTTCCCATTGTGGAAAAAGTATTAGGTGGTTGGGGACTCTGAAATCGCATGAGCGAATGCACACGCAAAACAAACTCCAATGTTCCTTGTGTGGAAAGCGGTTTACCCAGTTAGAAGCCCTGATTGTGcatgacaggacacacacaggcgGGGATAAGACCTACCACTGCTCCCACTGTGGAAAGAGATTTAACTGGTTAAGGCAGCTGAATAAGCATGAAAGAATACATACACAGGAGGAgaagacataccactgctctcagtgtggaaagACATTTTCCCAGTTAGAGGACCTGAAATCACATGAGAGAATAGAGAGCCTGTGTTCTGACTTGAGTTTTTGA
- the LOC124002779 gene encoding putative zinc finger protein 833 isoform X2, translating to MSSLCYSTPAEEEAVTVKQEVEDEAVTVKEEEKEVTVTEKEAFRVKVEEEGVFRVKMVEKITGTLEEEEEETGGLSNARERPDSHSGSGESHSGEPDPETSKPARRHHCSQCGKSFNRSQHLKLHERTHTGEKPYHCSQCGKSFLLSQQLKLHERTHTGEKPYQCSQCGKSFIRSQHLKSHKRTHTGEKPYQCSQCGKCFTRLDYLKSHKQIHSGEKSYSCSHCGKSIRWLGTLKSHERMHTQNKLQCSLCGKRFTQLEALIVHDRTHTGGDKTYHCSHCGKRFNWLRQLNKHERIHTQEEKTYHCSQCGKTFSQLEDLKSHERIESLCSDLSF from the exons ATGAGTTCACTTTGCTACTCCACTCCTGCTGAAGAAGAGGCTGTCACAGTTAAACAAGAAGTAGAGGATGAGGCTGTTactgtgaaagaagaagagaaagaagttACTGTGACAGAGAAAGAAGCTTTCAGAGTGaaagtggaggaggaaggagttttCAGAGTGAAGATGGTGGAGAAGATTACTGGCacgttggaggaggaggaagaggagacgggAGGTCTGAGTAACGCCA gagagagaccagactctcACTCTGGCAGCGGGGAGAGTCATTCAGGGGAACCAGACCCAGAGACGTCCAAACCGGCGAGACGACACCACTGTTcccagtgtgggaagagttttaacCGATCACAACACCTGAAATtacatgagagaacacacacaggggaaaagccttaccactgttcccagtgtgggaagagttttctcctatcacaacaaCTGAAATtacatgagagaacacacacaggagaaaagccttaccaGTGTTcccagtgtgggaagagttttatcCGATCACAACACCTGAAATCACACAagcgaacacacacaggagaaaagccttaccagtgttcccagtgtggaaagtgttTTACTCGGTTAGATTACCTGAAAAGTCATAAGCAAATACACTCTGGAGAGAAGTCTTACTCCTGTTCCCATTGTGGAAAAAGTATTAGGTGGTTGGGGACTCTGAAATCGCATGAGCGAATGCACACGCAAAACAAACTCCAATGTTCCTTGTGTGGAAAGCGGTTTACCCAGTTAGAAGCCCTGATTGTGcatgacaggacacacacaggcgGGGATAAGACCTACCACTGCTCCCACTGTGGAAAGAGATTTAACTGGTTAAGGCAGCTGAATAAGCATGAAAGAATACATACACAGGAGGAgaagacataccactgctctcagtgtggaaagACATTTTCCCAGTTAGAGGACCTGAAATCACATGAGAGAATAGAGAGCCTGTGTTCTGACTTGAGTTTTTGA